A portion of the Coriobacteriia bacterium genome contains these proteins:
- a CDS encoding FAD-binding protein: MAQNESALSRRTFVAGATALAGAAAVAGTAAQAIASESSAKDVAPAADSAVGSEGVWPANGAILGTTPDWLGVEPEIADADIVQTYETDILVIGCGTGGMFAVATAAEEGAKVIGIERFPTGVGIRDDLAGINSRYQQEWGTKIDKFDYITMATQYAAGHINQQLVALFCDESGETIDWYGDRLAERDVVLWHEAGDDDEGDRYKHYATGHSPAWPADEEGNESLNGNTVLYDYAVSKGAEFHYNTQMIKLVKEDGKVTGCIATNEDGDYVRYVASKGTVVCTGGYSLNYDMMAAMQPWNLRIIGRNGSEPGAFGDGIKACLWAGAKMDETHSMMMFDRCALRPDQETGRATAESGDNGFFWIGSQPWLKVNADGKRFFNESGTYEGILHADEYQKGHCHYTIFDSNWTTYVEQFQMHGCSRQIPFVNGAACDIPREVNEAVFLPQLIEGGQVIKADTLEELAEGLGLPVDAFVAEVEHYNEMAAAGEDTDFGKEAHRLTPVDAAPFYGCKNTGYVLCTLDGIQIDTNLNALDVNGDPIEGLYVIGNDSGSYFANTYPNLSTGMACGRTVTFGRHVGKYLAAK; the protein is encoded by the coding sequence ATGGCACAGAATGAGAGCGCGCTGTCCCGTCGTACGTTCGTTGCAGGCGCCACGGCTCTTGCCGGTGCCGCTGCCGTTGCGGGGACGGCGGCACAGGCGATTGCCTCAGAGTCGTCTGCCAAGGACGTTGCGCCCGCGGCCGATTCTGCAGTTGGTAGCGAGGGCGTGTGGCCGGCTAACGGCGCCATTCTCGGTACTACGCCTGATTGGCTCGGTGTCGAGCCCGAGATCGCTGATGCTGACATCGTGCAGACGTACGAGACCGACATCCTCGTCATTGGCTGTGGCACGGGCGGCATGTTTGCCGTCGCCACGGCGGCGGAGGAAGGCGCCAAGGTCATCGGTATCGAGCGCTTCCCCACGGGCGTGGGCATCCGCGATGACCTGGCGGGCATCAACTCGCGTTACCAGCAGGAGTGGGGCACGAAGATCGACAAGTTCGACTACATCACCATGGCGACGCAGTATGCCGCAGGCCATATCAACCAGCAGCTCGTCGCCCTGTTCTGCGACGAGTCAGGCGAGACGATCGACTGGTACGGCGATCGCCTTGCCGAGCGCGACGTCGTGCTGTGGCACGAGGCGGGCGACGATGACGAGGGCGATCGCTACAAGCACTACGCGACGGGTCACTCTCCCGCCTGGCCTGCAGACGAAGAGGGCAACGAGTCGCTCAATGGCAACACGGTGCTCTACGACTACGCCGTCTCGAAGGGCGCCGAGTTCCACTACAACACGCAGATGATCAAGCTCGTCAAGGAGGACGGCAAGGTCACTGGCTGCATCGCCACCAACGAGGACGGCGACTACGTGCGTTACGTTGCGTCCAAGGGCACGGTTGTCTGCACGGGTGGCTACTCGCTCAACTACGACATGATGGCCGCCATGCAGCCGTGGAACCTGCGGATCATCGGCCGTAACGGCTCGGAGCCCGGCGCGTTCGGCGACGGCATCAAGGCGTGCTTGTGGGCCGGCGCCAAGATGGACGAGACGCACTCGATGATGATGTTCGACCGCTGTGCCCTGCGCCCTGACCAGGAGACAGGCCGCGCGACGGCCGAGTCGGGCGACAACGGCTTCTTCTGGATCGGCTCGCAGCCGTGGCTCAAGGTCAACGCCGACGGCAAGCGCTTCTTCAACGAGTCGGGCACCTACGAGGGCATTCTGCATGCCGACGAGTACCAGAAGGGCCACTGCCACTACACGATCTTCGACAGCAACTGGACGACGTACGTCGAGCAGTTCCAGATGCATGGCTGCTCGCGCCAGATCCCGTTTGTGAACGGCGCCGCGTGCGACATCCCCCGCGAGGTCAACGAGGCTGTCTTCCTGCCGCAGCTCATCGAGGGCGGCCAGGTGATCAAGGCCGATACGCTCGAGGAGCTGGCCGAGGGGCTCGGTCTGCCCGTCGACGCCTTCGTGGCTGAGGTTGAGCACTACAACGAGATGGCCGCCGCTGGCGAGGACACGGACTTCGGCAAGGAGGCCCACCGCCTGACGCCCGTTGACGCCGCGCCGTTCTACGGGTGCAAGAACACCGGCTACGTGCTGTGCACACTTGATGGCATCCAGATCGACACGAACCTCAACGCGCTCGACGTGAACGGCGATCCCATCGAGGGGCTTTACGTCATCGGTAACGACTCGGGCAGCTACTTCGCCAACACGTACCCTAACCTGTCGACGGGTATGGCGTGCGGCCGCACCGTGACGTTTGGCCGCCACGTCGGCAAGTATCTTGCCGCGAAGTAG
- a CDS encoding EamA family transporter: MGSWLLFAVGSALFAGLTSILAKCGIRTTDSTVATAIRTVVVLAFSWVMVFVVGSQDSIGDISGRTLLFLALSGLATGGSWLCYFKALQLGDVNKVVPIDKSSIVLTVLLAFILLGEPVAAPQIVGIIVIAVGTFLMIQKREGSASVSEEVAHAATGSGPSTLGARISALFNGRHAWLVYALLSAVFAALTSILGKVGITDVESNLGTAIRTIVVLVMAWVMVFVTRKQGELRHINGRELLFIVLSGFATGASWLCFYRALQTGPASLVVPIDKLSILVSIAFAYVVFGERLTRKSAVGLVLIVVGTLAMLL; this comes from the coding sequence ATGGGATCGTGGCTGCTGTTTGCGGTGGGATCGGCGCTGTTCGCAGGCCTGACGTCCATCTTGGCGAAATGCGGCATCCGTACGACGGACTCCACGGTGGCAACGGCTATCCGCACGGTCGTTGTGCTGGCGTTTTCGTGGGTCATGGTGTTCGTTGTGGGCTCACAGGATTCGATCGGCGACATTTCAGGACGCACGCTGCTTTTCCTTGCGCTGTCAGGTCTGGCGACGGGTGGATCGTGGCTGTGTTACTTCAAGGCGCTCCAGCTTGGCGACGTCAACAAGGTCGTGCCCATCGACAAGTCGAGCATCGTGCTCACCGTTCTGCTCGCGTTCATCCTGTTGGGCGAGCCGGTTGCGGCGCCGCAGATTGTCGGCATCATCGTCATTGCCGTGGGTACCTTCCTTATGATCCAGAAGAGGGAGGGCTCCGCTTCCGTTTCCGAAGAGGTGGCGCATGCCGCTACCGGCTCCGGGCCCTCCACGCTTGGCGCGCGCATATCCGCGTTGTTCAACGGTCGTCATGCCTGGCTCGTCTACGCGCTGCTGAGTGCCGTGTTCGCCGCGCTGACGTCCATCTTGGGCAAGGTCGGCATCACGGATGTCGAGTCGAACCTGGGCACGGCTATCCGTACGATCGTCGTGCTCGTCATGGCGTGGGTCATGGTGTTCGTGACGCGCAAGCAGGGTGAGCTTCGCCATATCAACGGTCGTGAGCTGCTGTTCATCGTGCTGTCAGGCTTTGCGACCGGTGCGTCGTGGCTTTGCTTCTACCGTGCGCTTCAGACGGGGCCAGCCAGCCTCGTTGTGCCTATCGACAAGCTGAGCATCCTCGTGTCCATTGCGTTTGCCTACGTTGTCTTTGGCGAGCGACTGACGCGCAAGTCTGCCGTTGGCCTGGTGCTCATCGTCGTTGGCACGCTTGCCATGCTGCTCTAG
- a CDS encoding IS30 family transposase — translation MCAAKKGKPPTERAYGRLTMLERKDIERALGRGEPCRKIARGLGRSPSTVKREVDRHRFVTSPKSLRGEPAPEDLGGACPKLGAWPRCCNGCSHKGGYGCSRKPKVAYVAKWAQATADAELSESRSGIDETEESAEAKLRALREGTGRGLSPAQIALMGGPPASTGYRWIDRGYAEMTNLGNLRRKTGYRLCKKRKRAVTRHSPSRSHAAFLALGEDACAAAWEMDTVEGSAADSARLLTVLHRPSRFQAALLIPDGTCGSVLAALRSLSEALGGPAAMRRVFGTVLTDNGSEFADEAAIGAVLGERPGEVRLFYCDPRQSQQKGACERNHVEIRKMLPKVSGIRFDLLTGADVSLAMSHVNSEPRGALAWGRPVDALEAAFGDDARALMAALGVEAVGIDAIDLTPGLVGRAREERGDPPLTG, via the coding sequence ATGTGCGCCGCGAAGAAGGGCAAGCCGCCGACCGAGAGGGCCTACGGCAGGCTGACGATGCTCGAGAGGAAGGACATCGAGAGGGCGCTCGGGCGCGGGGAGCCGTGCCGCAAGATCGCCCGCGGGCTCGGCCGCAGCCCCTCGACGGTGAAGCGCGAGGTCGACCGGCACCGCTTCGTCACCTCGCCCAAGTCCCTGCGCGGCGAGCCGGCGCCCGAGGACCTCGGCGGCGCCTGCCCGAAGCTCGGGGCGTGGCCGCGGTGCTGCAACGGCTGCAGCCACAAGGGCGGCTACGGCTGCAGCAGGAAACCGAAGGTCGCCTACGTCGCGAAGTGGGCGCAGGCGACGGCCGACGCGGAGCTCTCGGAGAGCCGCTCCGGCATCGACGAGACCGAGGAGTCCGCTGAGGCGAAGCTGAGGGCCCTGCGCGAGGGGACCGGGCGCGGGCTGTCGCCCGCCCAGATAGCGCTCATGGGCGGCCCGCCCGCGAGCACGGGCTACCGTTGGATCGACCGGGGCTACGCCGAGATGACCAACCTGGGGAACCTGCGCCGCAAGACCGGCTACAGGCTGTGCAAGAAGCGCAAGAGGGCCGTGACGCGGCACTCGCCCTCCAGGTCGCACGCGGCGTTCCTCGCGCTCGGCGAGGACGCGTGCGCCGCGGCGTGGGAGATGGACACGGTCGAGGGCTCCGCCGCCGACTCCGCGCGGCTGCTCACCGTCCTGCACAGGCCGAGCCGGTTCCAGGCGGCGCTGCTGATCCCGGACGGGACGTGCGGGTCGGTGCTCGCCGCGCTGCGATCGCTCTCCGAGGCGCTCGGCGGCCCGGCGGCCATGCGGCGCGTGTTCGGAACCGTGCTCACCGACAACGGCTCCGAGTTCGCCGACGAGGCCGCCATCGGCGCCGTCCTCGGAGAGCGCCCGGGCGAGGTGAGGCTTTTCTACTGCGACCCGAGGCAGTCGCAGCAGAAGGGCGCCTGCGAGAGGAACCACGTCGAGATAAGGAAGATGCTGCCGAAGGTGTCCGGCATCAGGTTCGACCTGCTCACGGGGGCCGACGTGTCGCTCGCCATGAGCCACGTCAACTCCGAGCCCAGGGGCGCGCTCGCATGGGGCAGGCCCGTCGACGCGCTCGAGGCCGCCTTCGGCGACGACGCACGCGCGCTCATGGCGGCGCTCGGCGTCGAGGCCGTCGGGATCGACGCGATAGACCTCACGCCGGGGCTCGTGGGGCGCGCCCGCGAGGAGAGGGGCGACCCGCCGCTGACCGGGTAG
- a CDS encoding FAD-dependent oxidoreductase — MEGKISGDITRRNFVTGAALAGAGIAASAGLAPMFAKASENDVPDAWDYEYDIVVCGAGAAGLLAALKCNDEGLKVLCIDANYDTGGHAAVSGGITHSGGGTKLQKDSGVEDSPDQYYLDHTNPAYINTRFNDRAILRECADRMAECFDWMLTKGLSFPEGTVAVNGMGDEADSVPRSAVADSSPYVKIDTGSKESGNNGIALTRPFEETARKEGVDFMMNRHMDALVVDDSGRVVGIRASYNPRTLPDGTELVGEHADENIQDTTEVLAISASKAVIIATGGGTGNVEWRTMFDPRWTKEYDGVAGEPYSFQDASGEIAGLAIGAGLGDTANWTVQAASPITANKHIGVRYGYQNLAWETGSQVFPLAGGVGLRLADVNGIIFVNMLGARFHDENMSLKGKDADKYDFYADAMGSAVITTDLGTERVGGPIWAIFDSATAEANGWNCDYPNVDIENGYFFKADTIEDLAAAIVNKYYEDVKVDPATLVKEVEAYNASVDAGTDEVYGRDPETLTAKIETGPFYAAWATPILHDCLTGLRTDAHRQVLRIDGTPIDGLFACGESAGGHHVHGIGKVQTSGYIAGMYASQA; from the coding sequence ATGGAGGGCAAGATCTCGGGGGATATCACGAGGCGGAATTTCGTGACGGGCGCGGCTCTGGCGGGAGCTGGCATCGCGGCTTCGGCCGGCTTGGCGCCGATGTTTGCCAAGGCGTCCGAGAACGACGTTCCTGACGCCTGGGATTACGAGTACGACATCGTCGTGTGCGGCGCGGGTGCCGCGGGCCTGCTCGCGGCGCTTAAGTGCAACGACGAGGGGTTAAAGGTCCTGTGCATCGACGCCAACTACGACACCGGTGGTCACGCGGCTGTCTCCGGCGGCATCACGCACTCCGGTGGCGGCACGAAGCTGCAGAAGGACTCGGGCGTCGAGGATTCGCCTGACCAGTACTATCTTGACCACACCAACCCCGCATACATCAATACGCGCTTCAACGATCGCGCCATTCTGCGCGAGTGCGCTGATCGCATGGCGGAGTGCTTCGACTGGATGCTGACGAAGGGCCTGTCGTTCCCCGAGGGCACCGTCGCCGTCAATGGCATGGGTGACGAGGCCGACTCCGTACCGCGTAGCGCTGTGGCCGACTCGAGCCCTTACGTCAAGATTGACACAGGCTCTAAGGAGTCGGGCAACAACGGTATCGCCCTGACGCGTCCGTTCGAGGAGACGGCGCGCAAGGAGGGCGTCGACTTCATGATGAACCGTCACATGGACGCCCTCGTTGTGGATGACTCCGGCCGCGTTGTCGGCATTCGCGCGAGCTACAACCCGCGCACGCTGCCTGACGGCACCGAACTGGTGGGCGAGCATGCTGACGAGAACATCCAGGACACAACCGAGGTTCTTGCTATCAGCGCATCGAAGGCCGTCATCATCGCAACGGGTGGCGGTACGGGCAACGTTGAGTGGCGCACGATGTTCGACCCGCGCTGGACGAAGGAGTACGACGGCGTTGCCGGCGAGCCGTATAGCTTCCAGGACGCATCGGGCGAAATCGCGGGTCTGGCCATCGGCGCCGGCCTGGGCGACACGGCGAATTGGACGGTGCAGGCTGCCTCGCCCATTACGGCAAACAAGCACATCGGCGTTCGCTACGGCTACCAGAACCTCGCATGGGAGACGGGCAGCCAGGTGTTTCCGCTGGCCGGAGGCGTGGGCCTGCGCCTTGCCGATGTGAACGGCATCATCTTCGTCAACATGCTCGGCGCGCGCTTCCACGACGAGAATATGAGCCTCAAGGGCAAAGACGCCGATAAGTACGACTTCTATGCCGATGCCATGGGCAGTGCTGTCATCACGACCGACCTGGGCACCGAGCGCGTCGGCGGCCCGATCTGGGCCATCTTTGACAGTGCGACGGCTGAGGCGAACGGCTGGAATTGCGACTACCCCAACGTCGACATCGAGAACGGTTACTTCTTCAAGGCCGATACGATCGAAGACCTTGCAGCGGCCATCGTTAACAAGTATTACGAGGACGTTAAAGTTGACCCCGCTACACTGGTCAAGGAGGTCGAGGCCTACAACGCCTCCGTTGATGCGGGCACGGACGAGGTCTACGGTCGTGATCCGGAGACGCTGACTGCCAAGATCGAGACGGGTCCGTTCTACGCCGCTTGGGCGACGCCGATTCTGCATGACTGCCTGACCGGTCTGCGCACCGACGCCCATCGCCAGGTGCTGAGGATCGACGGAACGCCGATCGATGGCCTGTTTGCTTGCGGCGAGTCTGCTGGCGGCCACCACGTGCACGGCATCGGCAAGGTCCAGACGTCCGGTTATATCGCGGGCATGTACGCAAGCCAGGCGTAG
- the dltD gene encoding D-alanyl-lipoteichoic acid biosynthesis protein DltD, translating to MGRRVFLGAAAGLALAAGGLGALDRWGLPSQGQADNLRLYDYVYSGPKSENVDFTLTNMSADGYLTFGSSEFYISKSLVRQCPQVVFGENVTGVDMTFIGEAYDQSLWHAIAAGAYGYRVKNRKVAIIVSPQWFFKGGGDQKKLPSKFSYLLYRGFCRNPLLSDETRAYVRGRLSTLGIDADKLAAANCDTLLDAINDLAFTTTAEMRNRTKLPHVIEQAPRKNGFKQKGTWTGEPHWNDLLSQAQADGAAATTSNEYGIYDKYWEKNKGYAPEQHQNFAEADSEYDDLTCFVQVCKESRLEPLLVILPLHGAWYDKQGVDATTRAVFYQRVRDMCVAQDVAYADFSSCEYEKYFLCDTVHPGWVGWVRIEQSFYDFAHDWDDAFLGGGDGYGTAEGLSAL from the coding sequence ATGGGGCGGCGCGTCTTTCTGGGCGCGGCGGCCGGGCTTGCCCTGGCGGCCGGCGGCCTGGGCGCGCTGGACCGTTGGGGGCTGCCCTCGCAGGGGCAGGCCGACAACCTGCGCCTCTACGACTACGTCTACTCGGGCCCCAAGTCCGAGAACGTCGACTTCACGCTGACGAACATGAGCGCTGACGGCTACCTGACGTTCGGCTCGTCGGAGTTCTATATCTCTAAGAGCCTGGTGCGGCAGTGCCCCCAGGTCGTGTTCGGCGAGAACGTCACCGGCGTCGACATGACATTCATCGGAGAGGCGTACGACCAGTCGCTGTGGCACGCCATCGCCGCGGGCGCTTACGGCTACCGCGTCAAGAACCGCAAGGTCGCGATCATCGTGAGTCCCCAGTGGTTCTTCAAGGGCGGCGGCGACCAAAAGAAGCTGCCCTCGAAGTTCTCCTACCTGCTCTACCGGGGGTTCTGCCGCAACCCGCTGCTCTCTGACGAGACGCGTGCCTACGTGCGTGGCCGACTGTCCACGTTGGGCATCGATGCCGACAAGCTGGCGGCGGCCAATTGCGACACGCTGCTCGACGCCATCAACGACCTTGCGTTCACTACGACGGCGGAGATGCGCAACCGTACGAAGCTGCCGCACGTCATCGAGCAAGCGCCGCGCAAGAACGGCTTCAAGCAGAAGGGGACGTGGACGGGTGAGCCGCACTGGAATGACCTGCTGAGCCAGGCGCAGGCTGACGGCGCCGCCGCGACGACGTCCAACGAGTACGGCATCTACGACAAATATTGGGAAAAGAACAAGGGGTATGCCCCGGAGCAGCACCAGAACTTTGCCGAGGCGGACTCCGAGTATGACGACCTAACCTGTTTCGTCCAGGTGTGTAAGGAGTCCCGACTCGAGCCACTGCTCGTCATCTTGCCGCTGCACGGGGCGTGGTACGACAAGCAGGGCGTGGACGCGACGACGCGCGCGGTGTTCTACCAGCGAGTACGCGATATGTGTGTCGCCCAGGACGTCGCGTATGCCGACTTCTCGAGCTGCGAGTACGAGAAGTACTTCCTGTGCGACACCGTGCACCCCGGCTGGGTGGGCTGGGTGCGCATCGAGCAGTCGTTCTACGACTTCGCGCACGACTGGGACGACGCGTTCCTTGGTGGCGGCGACGGCTACGGGACGGCGGAGGGGCTGAGCGCGCTATGA
- the dltC gene encoding D-alanine--poly(phosphoribitol) ligase subunit DltC, whose translation MAGDKLTHDELLGRVLDLLEDICDDDEVRDHLDEDLFELGFLDSMGAIELLVRIEDEFGVSIAPTEVERSEMNTVNLIVYQIEQRL comes from the coding sequence ATGGCTGGCGACAAGCTGACGCACGACGAGCTGCTCGGGCGAGTGCTCGACCTGCTCGAGGACATCTGCGATGACGATGAGGTGCGCGACCACCTCGACGAGGACCTGTTCGAGTTGGGATTCCTCGACTCCATGGGCGCCATCGAGCTGCTCGTGCGCATCGAGGACGAGTTCGGCGTCTCCATCGCGCCGACCGAGGTCGAGCGCAGCGAGATGAACACGGTGAACCTCATCGTCTACCAGATCGAGCAGCGGCTATAG
- the dltB gene encoding D-alanyl-lipoteichoic acid biosynthesis protein DltB translates to MAFYLDPSFFVLLAVAVVGAAWLGLRERPLCTYGLVVSVVFIALLFWGDVAGGLAFLLFLTLSLAATYVLFARPDSRPRFYAGLVLVLLPLVTYKLTHSLGLSVDVPSLLGLIAAGGSASLATSASPAGAPSDAGGAGILGFMGISYLTFKALQVLIETHDGLVQRMRVRDYLAFMLFFPVFTSGPIDRSRRFLADIERVPSRDEYAGLLGRGILLVLLGMVYAMVLAPICHKGYAPQAWGSGPLGTELLAQVRCAYAYALYLFFDFAGAGFMAMGAGYCFGVRVPRNFHAPFLATDLKDFWNRWNMTLSFWLRDFVFMRFSRTALRHHWFKSNLRCAQVGLVLNMLVMGVWHGLVPGYLVYGLYHGLLLAGTEGFEKRAFYKRHHRSVWYRVVSWFVTLQLVVIGLAIFSGQMATMLHLG, encoded by the coding sequence ATGGCGTTCTACCTCGACCCCAGCTTCTTCGTGCTGCTGGCCGTCGCTGTCGTGGGCGCGGCCTGGCTCGGTCTTCGCGAGCGGCCGCTGTGCACGTACGGCCTCGTGGTCTCCGTCGTCTTCATCGCGCTGCTGTTCTGGGGCGACGTGGCGGGCGGCCTGGCGTTTCTGCTGTTCCTGACGCTCTCGCTCGCTGCGACGTACGTCCTGTTCGCCAGGCCTGACTCCCGGCCGCGCTTCTACGCGGGCCTCGTGCTCGTCCTGCTGCCGCTCGTCACCTATAAGCTGACGCACTCGCTGGGCCTGAGCGTCGACGTCCCGAGCCTGCTTGGCCTGATCGCTGCAGGAGGCTCTGCGTCGCTGGCGACCTCGGCTTCGCCGGCCGGCGCGCCCTCCGACGCCGGTGGCGCGGGCATCCTGGGCTTCATGGGCATCTCCTACCTCACGTTCAAGGCGCTCCAGGTGCTCATCGAGACGCACGACGGCCTTGTGCAGCGCATGCGCGTGCGCGACTACCTGGCGTTCATGCTGTTCTTCCCCGTGTTCACCTCCGGCCCCATCGATCGCAGCCGCCGCTTCCTCGCTGACATCGAGCGCGTGCCGAGCCGCGACGAGTACGCGGGTCTGCTGGGACGCGGCATCTTGCTCGTGCTGCTCGGCATGGTGTACGCCATGGTGCTCGCGCCGATCTGCCACAAGGGGTACGCGCCCCAGGCGTGGGGGAGCGGCCCACTCGGCACGGAGCTGCTCGCCCAGGTGAGGTGCGCCTACGCCTACGCGCTCTACCTGTTCTTCGACTTCGCCGGCGCCGGCTTCATGGCGATGGGCGCGGGCTACTGCTTCGGCGTCCGCGTGCCGCGCAACTTCCATGCGCCGTTTCTGGCGACCGATCTCAAGGACTTCTGGAACCGCTGGAACATGACGCTGTCGTTTTGGCTGCGCGACTTCGTGTTCATGCGCTTCTCGCGCACGGCGCTGCGGCACCACTGGTTCAAGAGCAACCTGCGCTGCGCCCAGGTGGGCCTCGTACTCAACATGCTGGTCATGGGCGTGTGGCACGGCCTCGTGCCGGGCTATCTCGTCTACGGGCTCTATCACGGCCTGCTGCTGGCGGGCACTGAGGGCTTCGAGAAGCGGGCGTTTTACAAGCGGCACCACCGCAGCGTGTGGTACCGCGTCGTGTCGTGGTTCGTGACGCTGCAGCTCGTCGTCATCGGTTTGGCCATCTTTTCGGGCCAGATGGCGACGATGCTGCACCTGGGATAG
- the dltA gene encoding D-alanine--poly(phosphoribitol) ligase subunit DltA, with protein MDASHGFVAQFEKMAARMPEQSAVVSQGYPTLTYRALAGVSNRIAHLLLDCTRDRLPVVVLGHKSPLMAASFLGCLKSGHAFVPVDTEMPASRLLDIVGQLGDPLLLATEDVPQVVADAIPTSHRIDVRPQLEGLDAAGVSCDTVPDPALWVCGDQTQYIIFTSGSTGRPKGIEVSADNVAHLMAWLGTLPVIRRGRCAFLDQPPYSFDLSEYELVGALSTGGTLHAVNRETLVHMGSLFESLAASGVEVWVSTPSFADMCLADKSFSAELLPSVGLFLFCGETLHHNTARELRRRFPNAVIANTYGPTEATVAVTYCEVTDAMLDDPTPLPVGRPRPGVTLRVLDRETGEPCPAGEEGEIVIAGPSVAKGYYRNKEKTRAAFFEMEEPAGASVQTGAGHGRTLRAYRTGDLGFLDADGTLHYGGRADSLIKLNGFRIELGDVEENIAQLPIVEQVAVVPVSRDGRITHLRACVALRPGARASLVAADGACENDFAIARHIKDELAKRLPPYMIPRKVAIMDELPMTPNGKVDRKLLAADRGARGTADRGVQGAADRETRRAEGVADSKAASDAQAPAAHPTR; from the coding sequence ATGGATGCGAGCCACGGTTTCGTCGCGCAGTTCGAGAAGATGGCCGCGCGCATGCCGGAACAGTCGGCTGTTGTGTCGCAAGGGTATCCCACACTGACGTATCGCGCGCTTGCCGGCGTATCGAATCGCATTGCCCATCTGCTGCTCGATTGCACGCGGGATCGCCTGCCTGTCGTCGTGCTCGGTCATAAGTCCCCGCTCATGGCCGCGAGCTTCCTCGGGTGCCTCAAGAGCGGTCACGCCTTCGTGCCCGTCGACACCGAGATGCCAGCTTCGCGCCTGCTCGATATCGTTGGCCAGCTCGGCGACCCGCTGCTGCTGGCGACTGAGGACGTGCCGCAGGTCGTGGCCGATGCCATCCCCACGAGCCACCGCATCGACGTGCGCCCCCAGCTTGAGGGGCTGGACGCTGCGGGAGTCTCGTGCGACACCGTGCCTGACCCTGCGCTGTGGGTGTGCGGCGACCAGACGCAGTACATCATCTTCACCTCGGGCTCGACGGGTCGCCCCAAGGGCATCGAGGTCTCGGCCGACAACGTGGCCCACCTCATGGCGTGGCTGGGCACGCTGCCCGTGATTCGGCGGGGGCGGTGCGCCTTCCTCGACCAGCCGCCCTACTCGTTCGACCTGTCGGAGTACGAGCTCGTCGGGGCCCTGTCCACGGGCGGCACGCTGCACGCCGTCAATCGCGAGACGCTTGTGCACATGGGCAGCCTTTTCGAGAGCCTGGCCGCATCCGGCGTCGAGGTGTGGGTCTCGACGCCGTCGTTTGCCGACATGTGCCTGGCGGACAAGAGCTTTTCCGCCGAGCTACTGCCCAGCGTGGGGCTCTTCCTGTTCTGCGGCGAGACACTGCACCACAACACGGCCCGCGAGCTGCGTCGCCGCTTCCCCAACGCCGTCATTGCCAACACGTATGGGCCGACGGAGGCTACGGTTGCCGTGACATACTGCGAGGTCACCGACGCGATGCTCGACGACCCGACGCCGCTGCCCGTCGGCCGGCCCCGTCCCGGTGTCACGCTGCGCGTGCTCGACCGTGAGACGGGCGAGCCGTGCCCAGCGGGCGAGGAAGGCGAGATCGTCATCGCAGGTCCGTCGGTCGCCAAGGGTTACTACCGCAACAAGGAGAAGACCCGCGCGGCGTTCTTCGAGATGGAGGAGCCTGCGGGCGCGAGCGTGCAGACGGGCGCGGGCCACGGGCGCACGCTACGCGCCTATCGCACCGGTGACCTGGGCTTTCTTGATGCGGACGGCACGCTTCACTACGGCGGGCGCGCCGACTCGCTCATCAAGCTCAACGGCTTCCGCATTGAGCTGGGCGACGTCGAGGAGAACATCGCACAGCTGCCGATCGTCGAGCAGGTGGCCGTCGTGCCCGTGAGCAGGGACGGGCGCATCACGCACCTGCGGGCCTGCGTGGCGCTGCGCCCGGGCGCTCGCGCGTCGCTGGTCGCGGCCGACGGCGCGTGCGAGAACGACTTCGCGATCGCCCGCCACATCAAGGACGAGCTGGCGAAGAGGCTGCCGCCCTACATGATTCCGCGCAAGGTCGCCATCATGGACGAGCTGCCGATGACGCCGAACGGCAAGGTCGACCGCAAGCTGCTAGCCGCCGACCGCGGGGCGCGCGGGACTGCCGACCGTGGGGTGCAGGGGGCTGCCGACCGCGAGACGCGCAGGGCTGAGGGCGTCGCCGACTCGAAGGCTGCATCCGACGCGCAGGCCCCTGCCGCACACCCGACCCGGTGA